A stretch of Gymnodinialimonas phycosphaerae DNA encodes these proteins:
- a CDS encoding ABC transporter ATP-binding protein: protein MIDVDGLGLHIGRTQILNGVSFSIAPREIFGLVGESGSGKSMTALALMGLLPGRAVTDGAAHLDGVDMLALDEPDLQKVRGNDIAMIFQEPMTALNPVQTIGDQVAETLLIHRAAPRAEAMRIARDRLDRVGLRHIALDRYPHELSGGQRQRVCIASAIALHPRLLIADEPTTALDVTTQAQILDLLRELVAEENMSLLLITHDLAVVSDMADRIAVMQKGQIVEQGPTAQVLRDKAHPYTRALFAASSHQPERAAEATDDAILSVQNVHRHYPGPRQGFHRGAPVTAVNGVSFAVRRGESLGLVGESGCGKSTLTRAILGLDPVTSGTITLNGHDVSPTMPRALRADVQVVFQDPYGSFNPRWRVDRIVTEPFHLLDTKPERGPAVAEALRAVRLSPEDAQKYPHEFSGGQRQRIAIARALITRPKLLVLDEAVSALDVSVRAQILDLLADLQTDFGLSFLFISHDLTVVRAITDRVLVMQAGEIVEQGTTEAVFTDPQHPYTKTLLTAAPRLPDTLGDRNATMV from the coding sequence ATGATCGACGTGGACGGCCTTGGCCTGCACATCGGGCGCACGCAGATCCTGAACGGGGTCTCGTTCTCCATCGCCCCGCGTGAGATCTTTGGACTGGTCGGCGAAAGCGGTTCGGGCAAGTCGATGACCGCGCTGGCGCTGATGGGGCTGTTGCCCGGGCGCGCGGTGACCGATGGTGCGGCGCATCTTGACGGCGTGGACATGCTCGCGCTGGATGAACCGGACCTGCAAAAGGTGCGTGGCAACGACATCGCGATGATCTTTCAAGAGCCGATGACCGCCCTCAACCCGGTGCAGACCATCGGCGATCAGGTGGCCGAAACGCTGCTGATCCACCGCGCGGCACCCCGCGCGGAGGCAATGCGCATCGCCCGCGACCGACTGGATCGCGTTGGTCTGAGGCACATCGCGCTGGACCGCTACCCGCACGAGTTGTCGGGCGGCCAGCGACAGCGCGTCTGCATCGCCAGCGCCATCGCGCTGCACCCCCGCCTGTTGATCGCGGATGAGCCGACGACGGCACTGGATGTCACCACGCAGGCGCAGATCCTTGATTTGCTTAGGGAATTGGTGGCCGAAGAAAACATGTCCCTGCTGCTGATAACCCACGATCTGGCCGTTGTCTCGGACATGGCGGACCGTATTGCGGTCATGCAAAAGGGCCAGATTGTCGAGCAAGGGCCAACCGCGCAGGTCCTGCGCGACAAGGCCCACCCCTACACCCGCGCGCTGTTTGCTGCCTCGTCCCACCAGCCCGAGCGCGCGGCAGAGGCCACGGACGACGCGATCCTCTCGGTCCAGAACGTCCACCGCCATTACCCCGGCCCCCGCCAAGGGTTCCACCGCGGCGCGCCCGTCACGGCCGTCAACGGCGTTTCCTTCGCGGTACGGCGGGGGGAAAGCCTGGGGCTGGTGGGCGAGAGCGGCTGCGGGAAATCCACCCTGACCCGCGCCATTCTGGGCCTTGATCCCGTGACCTCGGGGACCATCACGCTGAATGGCCACGACGTCTCGCCGACCATGCCCCGCGCCCTGCGCGCTGATGTGCAGGTGGTGTTCCAGGACCCTTACGGCAGCTTCAACCCGCGCTGGCGCGTGGATCGGATCGTGACCGAGCCGTTCCACCTGCTCGACACCAAGCCCGAGAGGGGCCCCGCCGTGGCCGAGGCCCTGCGCGCCGTGCGCCTGTCGCCCGAGGATGCGCAGAAATACCCCCACGAGTTTTCCGGCGGGCAGCGTCAGCGCATCGCCATCGCGAGGGCGTTGATCACCCGGCCCAAACTGCTGGTGCTGGATGAGGCAGTCAGCGCGCTGGATGTCTCTGTCCGGGCGCAGATCCTTGATCTGCTGGCTGATCTTCAGACGGATTTCGGCCTCAGCTTCCTGTTCATCTCCCATGATCTGACCGTCGTGCGCGCGATCACCGACCGCGTTTTGGTCATGCAGGCGGGTGAGATCGTCGAACAAGGCACGACCGAGGCCGTGTTCACGGACCCGCAACACCCCTACACCAAGACCCTTCTGACCGCCGCCCCCCGGCTGCCCGACACTCTCGGAGACCGCAATGCAACCATGGTTTGA
- a CDS encoding ABC transporter permease, with product MRHVPFALIFGTIITAFFIAVALLSLVWTPYDTASLRIPDRLLPSSAAHWFGTDQFGRDLLSMLMEGTQTSIAVALLAVGIGVCVGVPLGLAAAASHNSGRASLLDELIMRGNDLIFAFPSLVIAILITAIYGPSATNAILAIGIFNIPVFARVARGGALPIWTLDYILAARTAGKTRARISAEHILPNIANLLIVQATIQFSLGILAEAGLSYVGLGAQPPTASLGKMLADAQTMIYSHAHLALLPGLSIVLLVLGLNLMGDGLRDALDPRLRRAREGSGK from the coding sequence ATGAGACATGTGCCTTTTGCCCTTATCTTCGGCACGATCATCACCGCGTTTTTCATCGCCGTGGCCCTGCTGTCGCTGGTCTGGACGCCCTATGACACCGCCAGTCTGCGGATCCCGGACCGCTTGCTTCCAAGCTCTGCCGCCCATTGGTTCGGCACCGATCAATTCGGGCGTGACCTGTTGTCGATGTTGATGGAGGGCACCCAGACCTCCATCGCCGTGGCGCTGTTGGCGGTGGGCATCGGGGTATGCGTCGGCGTGCCCCTGGGCCTTGCGGCGGCGGCATCTCACAATTCGGGGCGCGCGTCCCTGCTGGACGAGCTGATCATGCGCGGCAACGACCTGATCTTCGCCTTCCCCTCGCTGGTGATCGCGATCCTGATCACGGCGATCTACGGCCCCTCTGCCACCAACGCGATCCTGGCCATCGGCATCTTCAACATCCCCGTCTTCGCCCGTGTCGCCCGGGGCGGCGCGCTGCCGATCTGGACGCTGGATTACATTCTGGCCGCACGCACCGCCGGAAAAACCCGCGCCCGCATCAGCGCGGAGCATATCCTGCCCAACATCGCCAACCTGTTGATCGTGCAGGCCACGATCCAGTTCTCCCTGGGGATTCTGGCCGAAGCGGGCCTGTCCTACGTCGGCCTTGGCGCGCAGCCGCCCACGGCGTCCCTTGGCAAGATGCTGGCCGATGCGCAGACGATGATCTATTCCCACGCGCACCTGGCGCTGCTGCCGGGGCTGTCGATCGTGCTGCTGGTTCTGGGCCTGAACCTGATGGGCGACGGCTTGCGCGACGCGCTGGACCCGCGCCTGCGGCGGGCCCGGGAAGGATCAGGCAAATGA
- a CDS encoding ABC transporter permease, producing the protein MTRYLLFRALSLSLSLIVASAVIFAVIEVIPGDPAAFMLGLNATDEAIANLRAELGLEGGLIPRYVSWVTGMLQGDFGTSYNYRVPVAELIADRIWVSVPLAVLALILSTLIAVPVGVLAAANRGRAGDYATMGVTQLGIAVPNFWFAMVLVLLFAVQRPWFPSGGFAGWDDPWAALRSLTLPAIALALPQAAILARVMRSALIETLDQDYIRTARAKGLSQRQSILRHALRNALIPVLTIIGLQFSFLLAGAIIIENVFYIPGLGRLIFQGITQRDLIVVESVTMLLVFAVIVVTFLVDIAYTLVDPRLRRS; encoded by the coding sequence ATGACCCGCTACCTCCTCTTTCGCGCCCTGTCGTTGAGCCTCAGCCTGATCGTGGCCAGCGCCGTGATCTTCGCGGTGATCGAGGTCATTCCCGGCGACCCCGCCGCCTTCATGTTGGGCCTTAACGCGACCGATGAGGCGATCGCAAACCTGCGCGCCGAACTGGGGTTGGAGGGCGGCCTGATCCCGCGCTACGTCAGTTGGGTCACCGGGATGCTGCAAGGCGATTTCGGCACGTCCTACAATTACCGCGTGCCGGTGGCCGAGTTGATCGCGGACCGGATCTGGGTTTCGGTCCCACTGGCGGTTCTGGCACTGATCCTGTCGACGCTGATCGCCGTGCCGGTGGGCGTTCTGGCCGCCGCCAACCGGGGCCGCGCGGGCGATTACGCGACGATGGGTGTCACGCAACTGGGCATCGCGGTGCCGAATTTCTGGTTCGCCATGGTCCTTGTGCTGCTGTTCGCGGTGCAGCGCCCGTGGTTCCCCTCGGGCGGTTTCGCGGGCTGGGATGATCCCTGGGCGGCGCTGCGGTCCCTGACCCTGCCCGCGATCGCCCTGGCCCTGCCGCAGGCCGCCATCCTGGCGCGCGTCATGCGCTCGGCCCTGATCGAGACGCTGGACCAGGACTACATCCGCACCGCCCGCGCCAAGGGCCTTTCGCAGCGCCAAAGCATCCTGCGCCATGCGCTTCGCAACGCGCTGATCCCGGTTCTCACGATCATCGGGCTACAGTTCAGCTTCCTGCTGGCGGGCGCCATCATCATCGAGAATGTCTTCTACATTCCGGGTCTGGGGCGGCTGATCTTCCAGGGCATCACCCAGCGCGATCTGATCGTGGTGGAAAGCGTCACCATGCTGCTGGTCTTCGCCGTGATCGTCGTGACCTTCCTGGTGGACATCGCCTATACCCTCGTGGACCCAAGGCTGCGCCGATCATGA
- a CDS encoding aminopeptidase P family protein: MQRPQFYEMHNGTKAALPFDLAEYDTRLRGLRAIMARDGVEVAVLTSMHNIAYYSGFLYCAFGRPYGLVVTADRSVVISAGIDAGQPWRRCAHEALTYTDWERNNYWRTIRHVAGEGRAVGYEGDHMSLAQFGLMGDFLKPASTVDIAPATMVQRMMKSDAERALIRAGAATADVGGYAIRDAVRAGAREIDVCMAGRDAMELHIADEFPDAEYRDTWVWFQSGLNTDGAHNPVTARALGRGDILSLNTFPMISGYYTALERTLFVEEVDAASLKIWEANIAAHELGISLIKPGASCAQITHGVNALFAEKDLLQYRSFGYGHSFGVLSHYYGREAGLELREDIDTVLEPGMVISMEPMLTIPEGQPGAGGYREHDILIVTEDGAENITGYPYGPDFNVVG; encoded by the coding sequence ATGCAGCGCCCCCAGTTCTATGAAATGCACAACGGCACCAAGGCGGCTTTGCCGTTCGATCTGGCCGAATACGACACGCGCCTGCGTGGGCTTCGCGCGATCATGGCGCGGGACGGCGTGGAGGTGGCCGTGCTGACCTCGATGCACAACATCGCCTATTATTCGGGCTTCCTTTATTGCGCGTTCGGGCGGCCTTACGGGCTGGTCGTTACCGCCGACCGCAGCGTGGTGATCAGCGCGGGCATCGACGCGGGCCAGCCCTGGCGCCGCTGCGCCCACGAGGCGCTGACCTACACCGATTGGGAGCGGAACAATTATTGGCGCACCATTCGCCACGTCGCCGGGGAGGGCCGCGCCGTGGGGTACGAGGGCGATCACATGTCACTGGCGCAATTCGGGCTGATGGGCGACTTCCTCAAGCCCGCCAGCACGGTCGATATCGCGCCCGCCACCATGGTCCAGCGGATGATGAAATCCGATGCGGAGCGCGCGTTGATCCGCGCGGGGGCGGCCACGGCGGACGTGGGCGGCTATGCGATCCGGGACGCCGTGCGCGCAGGGGCGCGGGAAATTGACGTTTGCATGGCGGGCCGGGACGCGATGGAATTGCACATCGCCGATGAATTCCCCGACGCCGAATACCGCGACACCTGGGTCTGGTTCCAGTCCGGCCTCAACACTGACGGTGCCCATAACCCCGTCACCGCGCGGGCGCTTGGCCGGGGTGATATCCTGTCGCTCAATACCTTCCCGATGATCTCGGGCTACTACACGGCGCTGGAACGGACGCTGTTCGTGGAAGAGGTCGACGCCGCCTCCCTCAAGATCTGGGAGGCCAATATCGCCGCCCATGAGTTGGGGATTTCCCTGATCAAACCGGGCGCGTCCTGCGCCCAGATCACCCACGGCGTGAACGCGCTGTTCGCGGAAAAAGACCTGCTGCAATACCGCTCCTTCGGCTACGGCCATTCCTTCGGCGTGCTCAGCCACTACTACGGGCGTGAGGCGGGGCTGGAGTTGCGCGAAGACATCGACACGGTGCTGGAGCCCGGCATGGTGATCTCCATGGAGCCGATGCTGACCATCCCCGAAGGCCAGCCCGGCGCGGGGGGCTACCGCGAACATGACATCCTGATCGTGACCGAGGACGGGGCCGAGAACATCACCGGCTACCCCTATGGCCCCGATTTCAACGTCGTGGGCTAG